In a genomic window of Methanosarcina horonobensis HB-1 = JCM 15518:
- a CDS encoding epoxyqueuosine reductase, whose translation MELKNKIESVIKTMASNPGTETRYREPLVGYASADDPIFDEMKEIIGPHHLHPKEIFPGAKTVVSFFLPFEKELVKLNWRSPGPIKEWIQAKSETDCLIEKINEKLKAELSEEGVEAVVPGIVFDYKSKGFDVVWSHKSAAYAAGLGTFGVHHMLITKAGCAGRFGTLLISAEIPPTPRPTEEFCRYKKGEKCLVCVDRCPAGALSIKGLDKEKCFKLLQENAKVFPEISQLACGKCATGPCALRSR comes from the coding sequence ATGGAGCTCAAAAACAAGATTGAGAGCGTTATTAAAACAATGGCCTCAAATCCGGGTACTGAAACTCGATACCGTGAACCTCTTGTCGGCTATGCTTCTGCTGACGATCCGATATTTGATGAAATGAAAGAAATCATAGGTCCTCACCACCTGCACCCAAAGGAAATCTTCCCAGGGGCAAAAACAGTTGTCTCCTTCTTCCTGCCGTTTGAAAAAGAACTGGTAAAGTTGAACTGGCGGTCTCCTGGCCCTATAAAGGAATGGATTCAGGCCAAAAGTGAAACCGACTGTCTAATCGAAAAAATCAATGAAAAACTGAAGGCTGAGCTGTCAGAAGAGGGTGTAGAGGCAGTTGTTCCCGGAATTGTTTTTGATTACAAGAGTAAAGGGTTTGATGTTGTCTGGTCTCATAAGAGTGCCGCTTATGCTGCGGGTCTGGGCACTTTCGGAGTCCACCACATGCTTATCACGAAAGCCGGGTGTGCGGGCCGCTTCGGGACTCTTCTAATCTCTGCCGAAATTCCTCCCACTCCACGTCCGACCGAAGAATTCTGCCGTTACAAAAAAGGAGAAAAATGCCTTGTCTGTGTGGACAGGTGCCCGGCGGGAGCTCTCAGTATAAAAGGGCTCGACAAGGAAAAGTGTTTCAAACTGCTCCAGGAAAACGCAAAAGTTTTTCCCGAAATTAGCCAGCTTGCCTGCGGGAAATGTGCAACCGGACCCTGTGCCCTCAGGTCTCGCTGA
- a CDS encoding 2-hydroxyacid dehydrogenase produces the protein MKIVVSDPIFLPGEYRERLENLGELEVYEKIPSSTREFIDRVKDADIVITGRYGFSKEAFNASRNLRMVSVWQTGYDHIDIKTATEKGIVVSNVPDYAFDSVAEMVFALTLNLMRKVHVADSRLREGKFDWRDYIGNQLMGKIIGVVGTGSIGGRVIQIAHGFNMNVLSVTGHPSEEKAKKLRVKFVDLDTLLAESDIVTLHVPLTPATEKMIGARELAKMKKSAILINTARGKVVDEAALVEALKKKEIRGAGLDVFEKEPLPANDPLTELENVVLTPHIAFLSEESLEECTHVCVENVERFVAGRPQNIVNPEAIASSRLP, from the coding sequence ATGAAAATAGTGGTTTCAGATCCTATATTCCTGCCCGGAGAGTATCGAGAAAGGCTGGAGAACCTCGGAGAACTGGAAGTCTATGAAAAAATACCCTCATCAACGAGGGAGTTCATAGATAGGGTAAAGGATGCGGACATAGTCATAACAGGAAGATACGGCTTTTCAAAAGAGGCATTTAATGCATCCCGGAACCTCAGAATGGTTTCGGTATGGCAGACCGGATATGACCACATAGACATTAAAACAGCAACTGAGAAGGGTATAGTTGTGTCCAATGTCCCTGACTATGCTTTTGATTCAGTTGCTGAGATGGTTTTTGCCCTTACCCTGAATCTCATGAGAAAAGTTCACGTTGCAGACAGCAGGCTGCGGGAGGGAAAATTCGACTGGAGGGACTACATAGGGAACCAGCTTATGGGAAAAATAATAGGAGTTGTAGGTACTGGCAGTATAGGAGGGAGGGTAATCCAGATAGCTCATGGATTCAATATGAACGTACTGTCCGTAACCGGCCATCCCAGTGAGGAAAAAGCAAAAAAGCTGAGAGTAAAATTTGTTGATCTTGACACACTGCTCGCAGAGTCGGATATTGTTACCCTTCACGTCCCTTTAACTCCTGCCACGGAAAAAATGATCGGGGCTAGAGAACTTGCAAAAATGAAAAAAAGTGCTATCCTGATAAATACTGCCAGGGGAAAAGTGGTAGATGAAGCTGCTCTTGTGGAAGCTCTGAAAAAGAAAGAAATCCGTGGAGCCGGTCTGGATGTTTTTGAAAAAGAGCCGCTGCCAGCAAATGACCCGTTGACTGAACTGGAAAACGTTGTACTTACGCCGCATATAGCTTTTCTCTCGGAAGAATCCCTTGAAGAGTGCACACACGTTTGCGTGGAAAATGTAGAGAGATTCGTAGCCGGAAGACCTCAGAATATTGTAAACCCAGAAGCAATTGCCAGTTCCAGACTGCCCTGA
- a CDS encoding HEAT repeat domain-containing protein, which translates to MRTYKLEFLFLFVLAILSFLTLFGNESTGTASGNSSNTFWLPSAVMQSTAALYAVFIAIFILSLQNNRENINSIANRIKPTLKVVSYTAAGTIYFNGLILIVFSLGTFSEGKMKILLLFSLFSMVASLIAIVYSSMNLLSDISGLKTSSEKLTYISDLVRGLEGPDSENLLMKNSKNIDFCIQSLDDENPEVRAIAAEALSQVREKKAEKALIEILEDRSSTVRIAVIKTLTLIGSEDAVEPLIKQLADKDPAIRARIIETLGNLQDRRATGPIIKNLDDKVPEVRFAAARALGILGDERAEEALIAKLDESPVEFRCQVVQALGKIGSEKSVSALISRLQDKDPEIRKHTAEALGKLGSPQAVEPLLRCLKDKTAEVRNAAAYSLGTLRAEKAAAPLIEMLQEKDPELRITSVYALGEIGSCEAVEPLLELLDDNNPWLRQYAAEALGKIGDIKATSSLIKNLDDPELKVRWAVAEALRMLNKRNLVKEPGGGI; encoded by the coding sequence ATGAGGACTTACAAACTCGAATTTCTTTTCCTTTTTGTTCTGGCAATTTTGAGTTTTTTAACGCTTTTCGGGAACGAAAGTACAGGTACTGCCAGTGGAAATTCTTCAAACACTTTCTGGCTCCCTTCTGCAGTAATGCAGTCTACAGCTGCTTTATATGCGGTATTTATTGCAATTTTCATCCTTTCCCTTCAGAACAACAGAGAAAATATCAATTCCATTGCCAACCGCATAAAACCTACCTTGAAGGTCGTATCCTATACGGCAGCAGGCACGATTTATTTTAACGGACTGATACTGATCGTCTTTAGCCTGGGCACTTTTTCTGAGGGTAAAATGAAAATCCTGCTCCTCTTTTCGCTCTTTTCTATGGTAGCGTCACTAATAGCTATTGTCTATTCCTCGATGAACCTGTTGAGCGATATCTCAGGTCTGAAGACTTCATCAGAGAAATTAACCTACATTTCAGATCTTGTCAGAGGACTGGAAGGACCTGATTCCGAAAATCTCTTAATGAAAAACAGTAAAAATATCGATTTCTGTATTCAGTCTCTGGATGACGAAAATCCTGAAGTCAGGGCAATTGCCGCCGAAGCTCTGAGTCAGGTAAGGGAGAAGAAGGCTGAAAAGGCACTTATCGAAATTCTTGAAGACCGAAGTTCCACTGTAAGGATTGCGGTGATTAAAACTCTTACTTTGATAGGAAGCGAAGACGCCGTAGAACCTCTGATTAAACAGCTGGCTGACAAAGACCCGGCAATAAGGGCCCGTATTATAGAGACTCTCGGAAACCTGCAGGACAGGAGGGCTACGGGACCTATTATAAAAAATCTGGATGACAAAGTCCCTGAAGTCAGATTTGCAGCAGCCCGGGCACTTGGAATCCTGGGTGATGAAAGGGCAGAAGAAGCCCTTATAGCAAAGCTTGATGAAAGCCCTGTGGAGTTTCGTTGCCAGGTGGTTCAGGCTCTCGGAAAAATAGGAAGTGAAAAGTCAGTTTCTGCGCTTATATCCAGGCTGCAGGATAAAGATCCTGAGATTCGGAAACACACAGCTGAAGCTCTTGGGAAGCTTGGCAGTCCACAGGCTGTTGAGCCTCTTCTCAGGTGCCTGAAAGACAAAACTGCTGAAGTAAGAAACGCCGCTGCATATTCTCTTGGAACACTCAGAGCTGAGAAAGCAGCAGCCCCTTTAATAGAAATGCTGCAAGAGAAAGACCCTGAACTGAGAATCACATCGGTATATGCCCTTGGAGAGATAGGCAGCTGCGAGGCAGTTGAGCCTCTTCTTGAGCTCCTCGATGACAACAACCCCTGGCTTAGACAATATGCTGCCGAAGCCCTGGGAAAAATCGGAGACATAAAGGCAACGAGTTCCCTTATTAAAAACCTGGATGACCCGGAACTGAAAGTAAGGTGGGCTGTGGCCGAAGCTCTAAGGATGCTGAATAAACGGAATCTGGTGAAAGAGCCAGGTGGAGGTATCTAA
- a CDS encoding DUF1616 domain-containing protein, whose amino-acid sequence MKNIEGNIRSVEKMKHKKILFILILISLTILASGCEEKKNAELMGEPLKESDTELYILGPEGKADNYPTDYVLGENGTVIVGIVNHEQKPINYTLEVKLEGTPLPLPPDQEYISLEDNKTWEKAVTITPPFEGTHMALDFSLYKEGEKNIVEGGLCTPYRGVFLWINVSQNISENTSITAI is encoded by the coding sequence TTGAAAAATATAGAAGGAAATATAAGAAGCGTGGAGAAAATGAAACATAAAAAAATATTATTCATATTGATTCTCATAAGCCTGACTATTCTTGCATCCGGATGCGAAGAAAAAAAGAATGCTGAACTGATGGGAGAGCCTTTAAAAGAATCTGATACCGAATTATATATTCTGGGGCCTGAAGGGAAAGCTGACAACTATCCAACAGATTACGTACTCGGAGAGAACGGGACCGTAATAGTAGGAATTGTAAACCATGAGCAGAAGCCCATCAATTATACACTGGAAGTTAAGCTTGAAGGCACACCTCTACCTTTACCCCCTGATCAGGAGTATATAAGTCTTGAGGACAACAAGACCTGGGAAAAAGCAGTTACCATAACTCCTCCCTTTGAGGGAACGCACATGGCGCTTGATTTTTCGCTCTACAAAGAAGGCGAGAAAAATATAGTTGAAGGAGGTCTCTGTACGCCTTATAGAGGCGTCTTCCTATGGATAAATGTATCGCAGAATATCTCGGAGAATACTTCGATAACAGCGATATAA
- a CDS encoding ABC transporter ATP-binding protein, with product MKNISFSVKKGTIFGLLGPNGAGKSTTIKILTCQSPPTSGVAYIGGFNAAVDAAEIKKRIGVVFESQNLYEELSVFENLNFFRQLYGAPAEKITEVLEVVGVKGNQKDKIKTLSKGMKQKIMIARALINDPDILFLDEPGSGLDPHSAREIRQMILGLKGRGKTILITTHNMEEADFLCDCLAIIHKGSIIAMDAPGNLKKKYGEDVLRIKTVTGDIYESPLNTKSSSDIFKKLSDDNQIFLVHSKEATIEDVFIRLTGERLTDES from the coding sequence GTGAAAAACATCTCGTTCAGTGTCAAAAAGGGGACAATATTCGGACTTCTGGGCCCTAACGGTGCGGGAAAATCCACTACCATTAAGATTCTCACCTGCCAGTCTCCTCCCACTTCAGGCGTTGCATACATTGGGGGATTCAACGCCGCGGTAGATGCAGCAGAGATAAAAAAGAGAATAGGCGTTGTTTTTGAATCCCAGAACCTGTATGAAGAGCTGTCTGTCTTTGAAAACCTTAATTTTTTTCGTCAATTGTACGGCGCCCCAGCGGAAAAAATTACTGAGGTTCTGGAAGTTGTGGGCGTGAAAGGGAATCAAAAGGACAAAATAAAGACTCTCTCAAAAGGTATGAAGCAGAAGATAATGATTGCCAGGGCCTTAATCAATGATCCCGACATTTTGTTTCTGGATGAGCCCGGAAGCGGATTGGATCCGCATTCGGCAAGGGAAATAAGGCAAATGATCCTTGGTCTTAAAGGCCGGGGCAAGACAATCCTCATAACGACACATAACATGGAGGAAGCGGACTTTTTATGTGACTGTCTGGCTATCATACATAAAGGCTCCATAATAGCTATGGACGCGCCCGGAAATCTGAAAAAGAAGTATGGGGAAGACGTTCTCAGGATCAAGACCGTAACAGGAGATATTTACGAATCGCCACTGAATACGAAATCAAGTAGTGATATTTTTAAGAAACTCTCGGACGATAATCAGATATTCCTTGTACATTCAAAAGAGGCTACAATTGAAGATGTTTTTATAAGATTAACCGGGGAGAGGTTGACCGATGAATCTTAG
- a CDS encoding methylated-DNA--[protein]-cysteine S-methyltransferase codes for MYYHIVESPIGPLLLAGDEEGLKYVNFVKGKKKIEVPDSWQENKEFFRDISRQLEKYFAGKLKSFDVKLAPEGTEFQKSVWKALCEIPYGETRTYGQIAKNIGKPKASRAVGLANNRNPIAIIVPCHRVIGANGKLTGYASGLDIKAFLLRLEGVC; via the coding sequence ATGTACTATCATATAGTCGAATCCCCAATCGGTCCCCTACTCCTTGCAGGAGATGAAGAAGGGCTGAAATATGTAAACTTCGTGAAAGGCAAAAAGAAAATCGAAGTTCCGGACAGCTGGCAGGAAAACAAAGAGTTTTTCAGGGATATTTCTAGGCAACTTGAAAAATATTTTGCAGGGAAACTCAAATCTTTTGATGTAAAGCTAGCCCCAGAAGGCACGGAATTTCAGAAATCCGTCTGGAAGGCTTTATGTGAAATCCCTTACGGAGAGACCAGGACTTACGGGCAGATCGCAAAAAACATTGGAAAGCCGAAGGCTTCCCGGGCTGTGGGGCTTGCAAACAACCGGAACCCAATTGCAATAATCGTGCCCTGCCATAGGGTCATCGGAGCAAATGGGAAACTTACGGGCTATGCTAGTGGGCTGGATATAAAGGCATTCTTATTAAGGCTTGAAGGTGTTTGTTGA
- a CDS encoding outer membrane lipoprotein-sorting protein → MRRTKALALIILISLALFASGCEEELSAEEIATKMQEKQENLEDYSGIMYMATYVNGEKVMENEIRMMYKKPNLMKNLVIEQGEEEVAAVSDGKFVWSYDPRTNTVTKIELPEEPLLKGSDYVRLIEDFLNETNVSILGVEEVDGRSAYVLEAEPETEKEGYRLVSRTKMWVDKETWMALRYEMYDSKENLVIEVEMRDLEVNTGIPDSEFEFEVPEGAEIRVLDLEEDFKAPEELSLEEARQRASFEILVPEYVPEGYVLNHTMVYDNYETATGGQGSETAILNYQRGDESFQIAQTIYESKPEQNAMLTQMAENVSINGKEGKYIDAFGDLKILKWNLGELEMSLSGSLEKAEILKIAESIPEPASEKN, encoded by the coding sequence ATGAGAAGGACGAAAGCATTAGCCTTAATAATTTTGATAAGCCTGGCTCTCTTTGCATCAGGGTGTGAGGAAGAGCTGAGTGCAGAAGAGATCGCAACAAAGATGCAGGAAAAACAGGAAAACCTCGAAGATTACTCCGGAATAATGTACATGGCAACCTATGTCAACGGGGAAAAGGTTATGGAAAACGAAATCAGGATGATGTACAAAAAGCCGAACCTGATGAAGAACCTGGTAATAGAACAGGGAGAAGAAGAAGTTGCAGCAGTTTCGGACGGGAAGTTCGTGTGGAGCTACGATCCACGGACGAATACAGTTACCAAGATTGAACTGCCTGAGGAACCGCTTTTGAAGGGAAGTGATTACGTAAGGCTCATAGAGGATTTCCTGAATGAAACAAATGTTTCCATCCTGGGAGTAGAAGAGGTGGACGGAAGGAGCGCATATGTCCTTGAAGCTGAGCCCGAAACTGAGAAAGAAGGTTACAGACTTGTTTCCCGGACGAAAATGTGGGTGGACAAAGAGACCTGGATGGCTCTCAGATATGAGATGTATGACAGCAAAGAAAACCTGGTAATTGAAGTGGAAATGCGCGACCTGGAAGTAAACACCGGCATTCCTGATTCCGAATTCGAGTTTGAGGTTCCGGAAGGAGCAGAGATAAGAGTTCTTGACCTGGAAGAAGATTTTAAAGCTCCCGAAGAACTGAGCCTTGAAGAAGCCAGACAGAGAGCCAGTTTTGAAATACTCGTCCCGGAGTACGTTCCTGAAGGCTATGTACTTAATCACACAATGGTATATGATAACTACGAGACAGCCACTGGAGGTCAGGGTTCAGAGACTGCAATTCTTAACTACCAGAGAGGGGATGAAAGTTTCCAGATAGCACAGACCATCTACGAAAGTAAGCCAGAACAAAACGCTATGCTTACACAGATGGCTGAAAATGTAAGTATTAACGGAAAGGAAGGAAAATACATTGACGCATTCGGTGACCTCAAGATCCTGAAGTGGAATCTTGGAGAACTTGAAATGTCCCTGAGCGGTTCCCTTGAGAAGGCCGAGATACTGAAAATTGCAGAATCTATTCCGGAACCTGCCTCCGAGAAAAACTAA
- a CDS encoding SAM hydrolase/SAM-dependent halogenase family protein: MSIISLTTDFGDLYPAAMKAVILGINPGVQIVDITHSIRQAGIREGAFALYSLVPYFPAKSVHIGVVDPGVGTSRRALTLKAGPEGEEQFFVGPDNGLMIPAARRLGNMEVYEITNKEIMLNSGISTTFHGRDIFAPVGARLSKGMLIETVGHRISDFVDLDFGNVGIDGPFLVGEVVFADSFGNVITNIPEAAVLKFRNFGSQVEVNGRKVSFVQTYGFVRQGEALALIGSHSFLEIAVNKGSAALQFGLKSGDPVAIKVL, translated from the coding sequence ATGTCTATCATTTCCCTTACCACTGATTTCGGAGACCTCTATCCTGCAGCCATGAAAGCCGTGATTCTTGGAATCAATCCCGGAGTGCAGATTGTTGATATAACCCATTCTATCCGGCAGGCAGGAATCAGGGAAGGCGCTTTTGCACTGTATTCACTTGTCCCGTATTTCCCGGCTAAAAGCGTGCATATAGGAGTTGTCGACCCAGGAGTTGGAACTTCCCGCCGGGCACTTACCCTGAAAGCCGGCCCGGAAGGAGAAGAGCAATTTTTTGTAGGTCCTGATAACGGGCTCATGATCCCTGCAGCCCGCAGGCTTGGGAATATGGAAGTGTACGAGATCACAAATAAGGAAATAATGCTCAACTCAGGAATTTCTACAACATTTCACGGCAGGGATATTTTCGCACCTGTGGGGGCAAGGCTCTCAAAGGGTATGTTGATCGAGACTGTCGGGCACAGGATTTCGGATTTCGTAGACCTTGATTTCGGAAATGTAGGAATTGACGGGCCGTTTCTTGTAGGGGAAGTTGTTTTTGCTGATAGTTTCGGAAACGTGATTACGAATATTCCTGAAGCTGCGGTCCTGAAGTTCCGTAATTTCGGCTCGCAGGTGGAAGTAAACGGCAGGAAAGTTTCTTTTGTTCAAACATACGGTTTTGTCAGACAGGGAGAGGCACTTGCACTCATAGGCAGCCACAGCTTTCTGGAAATCGCAGTAAATAAAGGAAGCGCGGCTCTGCAGTTCGGTCTCAAAAGCGGGGATCCTGTGGCAATAAAGGTTCTGTGA
- a CDS encoding SAM-dependent chlorinase/fluorinase: MTHSIRQAGIREGAFVLYSLVPYFPAKSVHVGVFVSPDNGFMIPAARRLENMEVYEITNKEIMLNSGISATCGPEVP; the protein is encoded by the coding sequence GTGACCCATTCCATCCGGCAGGCAGGAATCAGGGAAGGCGCTTTTGTACTGTATTCACTTGTTCCTTATTTCCCGGCTAAAAGCGTGCATGTGGGTGTTTTTGTTAGCCCTGATAATGGTTTTATGATTCCTGCAGCCCGTCGTCTGGAAAATATGGAAGTGTACGAAATCACAAATAAGGAAATAATGCTCAACTCAGGAATTTCTGCAACCTGCGGTCCTGAAGTTCCGTAA
- a CDS encoding SAM hydroxide adenosyltransferase, translated as MEVNGRKVSFVQTYGFVRQGDALALIGSHGFLELAVNKGNAALQFGLRNGEPLAIKVP; from the coding sequence GTGGAAGTAAACGGCAGGAAAGTTTCTTTTGTTCAGACCTATGGTTTTGTCAGACAGGGAGATGCGCTTGCACTTATAGGTAGCCACGGCTTTCTGGAGCTCGCAGTAAATAAAGGAAACGCAGCTCTGCAGTTCGGGCTCAGAAACGGGGAACCTTTGGCAATAAAGGTTCCTTAA
- a CDS encoding SAM-dependent chlorinase/fluorinase — protein sequence MSIISLTNDFGDLYPAAMKAVILGINPEVRILM from the coding sequence ATGTCTATCATTTCTCTTACCAACGATTTCGGAGACCTCTATCCTGCAGCCATGAAAGCCGTGATTCTTGGAATTAATCCCGAAGTGCGGATATTGATGTGA
- a CDS encoding ABC transporter permease: protein MNLSVILAIFRKDLISSVKNKNILIILLTPVLLSILFNSTVSLTDDIAVPIAVYDEGYSGDFVEHLGSTGSYEVTITDSAGRSEELLYNEKVAAVVIIPEGFSADVENGLTSSLNITVNPYDAKSVVFLQTYRDVIMDFAGQEYPVHVSLNMLPAGLQSRFYIPVWLMFTVIFVGMMVLPNTLTTEKEKKTLDAILVSPASEKDVIYGKSFFGLFLTVFISLVIIFINGGFVGNFPAVLFFIVLGSTAFTGLGLLIASYSDNYSSASLLSTICMAPLILPALLADLSGEIRYISYLIPSTYMFNGIKDAMLNNSGISDLYPELGVLVIFNIAVYVLTAYILKKKNYV from the coding sequence ATGAATCTTAGTGTTATCCTGGCTATTTTCAGAAAGGACCTGATATCGTCGGTAAAAAACAAGAACATATTGATCATATTACTAACTCCGGTCCTTTTGTCTATCCTCTTTAACTCTACGGTCTCATTAACTGATGACATCGCCGTACCCATTGCCGTGTATGATGAAGGTTACAGCGGCGATTTTGTTGAGCATCTCGGTTCCACGGGCAGTTATGAAGTAACCATTACGGACTCTGCCGGTAGATCAGAAGAATTACTTTACAATGAAAAAGTTGCGGCTGTTGTGATTATTCCGGAAGGCTTCAGTGCCGATGTTGAAAATGGACTTACTTCTTCCCTGAATATCACGGTCAACCCTTATGATGCGAAATCGGTTGTATTTTTGCAAACTTACAGAGACGTAATTATGGACTTTGCAGGACAGGAATACCCGGTGCACGTTTCTTTAAATATGCTCCCTGCAGGCTTGCAGTCCAGGTTTTACATCCCGGTATGGCTCATGTTTACGGTGATATTTGTTGGAATGATGGTTTTGCCCAATACGCTGACTACTGAGAAGGAGAAAAAAACTCTTGATGCAATACTTGTGTCGCCGGCTTCGGAAAAAGATGTGATTTACGGCAAATCTTTTTTTGGGCTATTCCTGACAGTATTCATATCTCTAGTCATAATTTTTATTAATGGGGGATTTGTCGGGAACTTCCCTGCGGTCCTGTTTTTCATAGTCCTCGGTTCTACAGCATTCACAGGCCTCGGGCTTCTGATTGCCAGCTATTCTGACAATTATTCTTCGGCGTCTCTGCTTTCCACTATCTGTATGGCACCCCTGATTTTACCGGCTCTACTGGCCGATTTATCCGGAGAGATCAGGTATATCTCTTATCTCATACCGAGCACCTACATGTTTAATGGCATAAAAGATGCTATGTTGAATAATTCCGGAATCTCTGATTTGTATCCTGAGCTTGGAGTCCTTGTTATATTTAATATTGCCGTGTACGTGCTGACAGCTTATATTCTCAAGAAGAAAAACTATGTATGA
- a CDS encoding YHS domain-containing protein, with amino-acid sequence MPVKGTGTRLDPVCNMDVTGRDVEYKVNYRGREYYFCSYDCMKKFEENPEKYLSFHSQESAV; translated from the coding sequence ATGCCAGTAAAAGGAACCGGAACAAGACTTGATCCCGTATGCAACATGGATGTTACAGGAAGGGACGTAGAGTACAAAGTCAATTACAGAGGTAGAGAATATTATTTCTGTTCGTATGACTGCATGAAAAAGTTCGAAGAGAATCCGGAAAAGTACCTTAGTTTCCATAGTCAGGAAAGTGCGGTATAA